GCCAGAGGGGGAGGATGTGGAGACGATCGGGGCCACCATCACCATGCAGACGAGCAACATGGTCAACAACCATGTCCTGCCAAGGTATGTGCAGGCCGCACAGATCATGCTCTTCCTTCAATAATTCGTCGTGCAGTGGGTGACCACAAACCGCAAATATACGACCATGCCGGTGAGGACGCCAAACCGGGGCGTGCATTGTCGGTGAACGGAAGTTCATGGAATATCAGGCCTTAGCGTGATTCACCCTATCGTAGTCCCTGTGATATCCACGCATGTACAGTCCCGATCGTGCAATCACTGACCCGTGGGCCGGAAGGTGGCATCTTCAGAAAGCCGGCGGAATGGGACATCGTGCCTACAAGCATTCCATTCCTCGCATAGGTCTCTACAGTTGCCCGTTGTGAAAGGTCTATACCGGCTTCAGGGACGTCTCCGCTGTGACAGCCGTTGCAATACCGAGCCATCATGGGCTCTACGTGGGTCGTATAGAGAACGTTCACAGTGTCGCACGTGGTTGGATCTGCAGAACAATCGCGGTTTTTAGCCCCTTCCCGTATCCAACGGGCGATAAGATCGATCTGCGCCTGTGAGAGGGAGCGAGGGGGAGGGGGCATACGTTCGTCGGATTCATCTTCAACAAGCGACTCGTAAAGTTTCGAATCGTTGGGGTTGCCCGGCTTTATGATCGTTTTCTTGCCGCTCATGATCGAGGTATACGATGTGAGATCGATCTCTTCCTCCGGACGGACGGCATCGTGACATTCTGCCATGGTACAGTTTGAGATGAGGATCGGCAACACGTCGCGCGTGAAGCAAACGGTTGAGTCATTGCCACCTGTTGTATCGGTCGTATCTGTACGGTCGTCGTCATCGTCACGCGGATGATATGGTCCATCGGCATAGTCCGCACAGGATACGAGCAACAACGTAAGGACCGCGATGGAGACGATAGTTCTGAACATACGGATGGGCATGAGTGAACGGGAGTGGATTCCGGAATGGCAGATGAACCCGTTGCATACCACTATCGTTACGGATCGGTTCCATTTGGGTGAGGAATGTCGTGGAGATCCACACCCAACAGAACTTCGAATTCATGCCGTATGCAGTGTTCATGAACCAGCCGCATGATCTGTAGCCGAGATCGAAGGATCTGAACGGTTTCCGTATCACCGGCTTCGGTTGCGATCTCGATCGCTCGCTCAACCTCTTGTTCTTCTTCCCTCCACTCTATCTCTGCAAACCGGAGCGAATCGAAACGATCCATATAGTGTTCCATGTCTTGTATCTCCTGTTGTGTCATGAGAAGCCCCCTTCATGCAGTGTTGGTATATGATACAGTGCAGTGTGGGTGACGAAACGTGACACTGGATCACCAAAATGACTCCGCAGAATTCGCGTAAAAGTGTTTCAACCTTGTCGGTACCCAGTCGTTCTGGCGTGATCACTCACAATCACGACCATTGGGAACTACACCTATGAGTAAACTCTTTGCCCTTCTTCTTGTAACGGGGCTTACGGCTACCGTCCTTCTGGGTTGGAATGCCAACGCACGATCCGAACCAAAACGCAGCGATCTGCCTAAAAAGGAGTCATCCAAGATCGAACGAGGCCGTTACCTCATTGAGGTTGCAGGTTGTAATGACTGTCACACCGATGGCTTTGCACCATCCGGAGGACAGGTGCCGGAATCTGAATGGCTACAGGGTAGCGTTGTAGGATTTAAGGGGCCATGGGGAACGACATATCCGATAAATCTTCGACTACTTGTGAACAGCCTCTCCGAAAAAGAGTGGATCACGTATGCGAAGTCTGTAAAGGGGCTCCCTCCAATGCCATGGTGGTCACTCCATAACATGACCAATGACGACCTCGGTGCCGTGTACGCGTTCGTTAAACATCTTGGACCTAAGGGTGAGCCGGCACACGCTCCGATCCCGCCGGGTGAAGCTCCTGCCGGACCCTTTATCGACTTCGATGTGCATATGCCATCAACCAAGTAGCCGTTTTCTCCGTAACCTTTCGTCCGTATCGGACTCGGTTGGGCAGAATGGACGCTCTTGCATCAACGGCTGAAGAACTTTTCGATCGAATGCGACGTGGAGATCACGCCGCATTCGATCGTTTGTATGAGACCTATGCGTCGAAGGTCCTTGCCTATGCTCGAACCGTTCTACGGGACGATGGAAAGGCTGCAGATATCGTTCAGCAGGTCTTTACGTCTATCTACTCCTCGCGCGCATCCTTCCGTGGCGACAATCTCGATGCTTGGATCTTTGCGATCGCACGTAATGCTTGTCTTCGTCAGAAGAGAGTTGATACGAGGAGTACGCCCCTTATCGATCCCGAGGCATTGCGAGCAGATGATGCAGAAATGTCCCCGATCGATGTTGAAGTTGTAAGAACTGCAGTGGATTCTTTACCCGACGATGATAGAGTGATCATTCGACTCAGGTATTTCGATGATCTCTCGTACAACGATATTTCTGCAATGCTTGGGATCTCGCTAACGCTGACGAAGGTGCGACTCTTTCGTGCGCGACGCAGACTGGCGTCGGTCCTGCATCCTCATTTCAAGGATCTGTGATGGAAGCGATGGAATCACTTCTCATGGACATGCTCGACGATGGCCCGGCTACCGACGCAGAGCTGGAGGCTTTTGTGCTGCACCATGACGATCGAACCTTGGTTGCCGATATGCAACGTATGCACGCGATGTCCCCGCTCCTCAAGCAGTGTGTGATCCCAGTGAGTACTGCAGACGCGCAATTGCTCAGCAAGATCCGAACTTCCGTTCATAGCAGCATATCAAGCAAACTCCTCCTCATGCGCACGTTGTGGTCTGGGCTTGGAGCAGCTGTAGGTGGCGGCATTCTGTGGCTTACTGTTGCGCAGTGGAACGGTGATGCATCTGAGGCAACGCAACACATTGAACCATCACCTGCCAGCGAGATCTACGTAGCCACGCCAACGGTTGAACCTCGGAATGTGCCTTCGCAGGAGAGAGCGTTTGCAGATCGCACTCCTGTATCGACCAATGGAGTGTTACGTGCTGAGCAGAATGACCTCGAATTGCGGAACGAGCGTGACCGAAGAGAAGCACTCGCACGGTACGCTGTTGGTGCCGATGCGTATCGTCAGTACAGAGATCTCTTCCATATCAATCTTGCGCTCTCGGACACCACAGGTGCTATCTCAGCATTGCGTTCAGCAAAGCGATGGGCCGAGCAAACGGGCGATATGCAGGCCTCGGAACGCTGCGAGAGGGAGATCATCGACCTGACGAGGACTGCCGCACGATGATCCGTACGCCGCGGTCCTTGCCGCGAACATCGTCATGAACGGTTGCCTCGGGTAATGCAGCAACTTTGACCGTGCACGTATGAGGTGCTAATGCTGCTTCAGCAGAATGAGCACGGTCGCGCGCAATTCTCTCGTTCGCATCACGCTCACCAACACCATCCGCCATTCCTAACACCACGATGCGGGAGGAGCGCGTAGCCCGAACCTCCAGCTCGTTGATCACGCTCTCGGCCCAGATCGGCAACGATGTTTGATTGGGTTCGAAGCCAGTGAGTGAGGCAATGAACTGCGTAGTGTCAACGAGACGGACGATCGGCTCAGACTCCATGCGAACAACGACCGGGGCTGACCGCGTCATTGCACCTCTGCGACCTACTGCGGTTACAACCACCAGTGCACTGTCTCGCAGTAATTGCGAGAGTAGGCCGGATGGAAGTAGAGAACACTCCCATGAGATCGACTCTGGGACGTTGCCATAGCCCCGTGCGATGGTGATGAGAGAGTCTCGCAATTGAATCGTTGCTGTCCATGATGCGATCTCGTCATCGGTTCGGACCACTGGTGTGATGATCATTGCCGGCGGATCTGCGATCGTTACAGTGTCGAGTCTGCGTTGTGCCAAGCCCCCTGCATGCTGTTCCGTTACCAAGGCAAGCTCGTGCGAGAGGGAGACCGATCCAGCACGAACTACGGCTCCATCAACGGATCGGAAGCCAACAGAGCAGGTAGCAAAGACCTCGGGGATGCGAGGCATCGGTAGGATAGCATCGCGTGTGACGGAGGAAAACAACCGTGATCCAACTACCGGTTCTGGAGCCGACATCACATTGTTGAGAGTCTCGGTGGATGCTCGATGGCTGCCGAATGGAAATGCAAGCGTAACGCGTGCTATCACTGCGCTCGGGACGATGTCGGCAGAGTTCACGATGGACGTCAGTGCAGTTCGATAGAGCACTTCGAGCGCTATATCCAGATCGTTGTAGGAGACCGGAAACATCACCCCGATCGAGAGGTAGGGGGCTGACCTTGTTCCGGGTATCGCACTGTCAGCTGTGCGGATCGTTGTAGACCCATCAATGAAGGTAACGTTCGACGGTTCAGCAATGGTCTGATCCTGAGTTCCGTTCATTCCCAGTGGAAAGGAAACGTCGAGCCCCGATACCAGCCACAATCGATCAAAGACCCTGAGTCGAGCATCACCTCCAAGTTCAATGGAACTTCCCGTGATGCCATAGGTATGTTCAATGATGCCGTCCGTTTCCTCTCCATCGACGACAAAGGTTGTTGGTTCATCCGCAATGAATGCCAGGGTCGAATAGGTGAATCCAATTCGGGGGTACAGGTGAAGCCACGATGAAAGCGGATAGATGATGCCCGAATTGATGCCCGTGGTTATGCCTGCAGACGACGAAAGCCCGGCCGCTTGTGCTGGAAGCACAAGTTGGCCGAGCTGACGAAATGATGCTGATGTACTTGTGACGCCTACTGCTGGTGAGACCGCAATAGATAGCTGAGCACGAGTGATATCAACGGAGCACAACGCAAGGAGTAGAACGAGAATGCCTCTTGCGGTCATATCCTCATTCGATGATGATGCGTCGTACCAAGCTGTGTGATCTGTCACTTACTCGTACAGCATAGATGCCGTGTGCGAGAGGCGAGACGTTCAATTGACTGTTCCCCGAACCTCCGGAAGACGTACCGGGAATCGAGAGAAGGCGAACACCAGTGAGGTCATAGAGATCAACGGTAACGTCTCCGTCAACGCCTGTGTATTCCACATTCAGTGTTGTGACTGCAGGCGA
This region of Ignavibacteria bacterium genomic DNA includes:
- a CDS encoding cytochrome C, whose translation is MSKLFALLLVTGLTATVLLGWNANARSEPKRSDLPKKESSKIERGRYLIEVAGCNDCHTDGFAPSGGQVPESEWLQGSVVGFKGPWGTTYPINLRLLVNSLSEKEWITYAKSVKGLPPMPWWSLHNMTNDDLGAVYAFVKHLGPKGEPAHAPIPPGEAPAGPFIDFDVHMPSTK
- a CDS encoding sigma-70 family RNA polymerase sigma factor, whose protein sequence is MDALASTAEELFDRMRRGDHAAFDRLYETYASKVLAYARTVLRDDGKAADIVQQVFTSIYSSRASFRGDNLDAWIFAIARNACLRQKRVDTRSTPLIDPEALRADDAEMSPIDVEVVRTAVDSLPDDDRVIIRLRYFDDLSYNDISAMLGISLTLTKVRLFRARRRLASVLHPHFKDL